The nucleotide window AATAAACTGGAGACTAGAGGAAACAGTCCACGCCCATAGGCTAGATGGTGCATGTAAAGGGCATTGTAGCCTACTGATCAATTCATTTAACAGGCTTTACTGTGTACGAAAACTGTTGATTTAAATCTTTACAAAGAGGGGAAGGTAGAAGTGCTTTAAATGCCCTGCACTTCAGAGGAAATCACTGCATAATAAAACTGATAGAATAAACTTAAACAGCTAAGTATCTTACAATACAGCTGGATGAAGACATTTGACAGGACTCATAAATTGGTCATCTTGCCGAGTCCATGCCTTTAAAAAGCAGCACACCTGTGAGCACACCACGGTTGCTGTGGACAGTGTAAAAATAACGTTGAGTGTGTCTGTATTAGTCACAAATAGGCCTAGACGGCGACTGACTTCCCCTCACTTGCGTTCAAATTTAAAGCGCTGTCCAAATGAGTTACAATTTCCCCCTTCTAATACCTACAGGTTCTTCTTCTGCATTCAACCTTACACTTCctgatttgtatttattagggaccTCCATTATCTGCTGCCAAGGCACAAGGGTGAACATTTTAATATGAAACTCGTTTGAAATAACAATTAGAAATGCACTACTCCTTTGGGTCCTACTCCGGTTTGACTCTCAGGTGTAGTAAATTATGGATTAGTATGGTATCCATTTAGTATTATTTCTACTGCGCTGATCCAGGCACTACATTTAACGGTACGTTACACATACAGTAAAGGAGTTTGTAATATAAAAAAAGTCAAGAAACCTCTGAGAAGACACTTTATAGTGCCTTCAAGACCCTTGAGTCAagacatgttagaatcacattttcatagctgtaatcactgtcaaaaggtgattctaacatgtattgactcaagggtgtgaatacttatgtaaatgagggacgtctgcaaatgtattaaatgaaatgcaaacatttctaaaacatattttcactttatcattaaggggtattgtgtgtgtagatgggcgagaaaatctatttaatccattttgaattcaggctgtaacacaaaagatagaataagtcaaggggtatgaatactctgaaggcactgtagtaaaCTACTTGGTTATGCACACACCATTAGCAAAATGAGGATCTGTTTAATGTTGTATATTTAGTTACATTACATAGATTGCAAAAGTATGTCATTACAAACagtcaggggcgcaactttggctttagaagtggggggggagACTTTTTttaatccagtcggataaacacccTACCCGACTGCTCGGAggcgtctgcatggtcctaaagcacacagtaaactcattttgtatcacattccaatgaaaCAACTGGGGGGGATAAAAATGCATCATCcgcagtgaaagttgcacccctggaaACAGCCAAcatcaaataaaacatttgagtCCTAGATGTCATACTGGAGGCTAACTTAGGTCACAAAGGTCAAGTACCACAGTCTGCTAAGATGTACAGGCTAACAGTAACATATTGGCCATTGTTGATGACAAATCTTAAGGGTTGGATCAGTGCAGTGCCCAGATACACATTGAGTTAGTTGCCAGATGTTCATAATACTTGGTTCCATGTTTATACTCTCCACTCATGCAATGACTCTAGTCTGACTGACACTGGCCACTCCACccaaaaaaaataacattgttGGCACAATCCCTTAACTCATCATTAAATTAACAATGTTTCTAGGAAGTTTACTGACATTGTCCTCGGTAATTTCTGCTTCTGACAAGTCAAACATTTCTGCAATATAATCCAAAAGCTATGCAAAATAAATTATGCATTGGAAAATACATGGCAAAAGAAAAGAAATGCATTGAGTATTTTTGGAAGTAACCATTTCTGCTACAATATAAGTAACTAGTCTACCTCCTCTCCTACTCTGGCCTTTAGAGTAATACCCTGAAACATCAGGATGGCAGATGGCTCACAGGTAAATAAACCCTTTCCAGCAGCGGCTACTGTTACCACCACTGCACCAGGACGTCTGGCAGATGATACAGAGTTGATAAGGTTGGCCTCCCAGTGCTGAAAACAGTGGGATAACACCACCACATTACATTTTCCATGCCAAACTCAGCTTTCAATCAATAGCGTATTCATGAAGCCTGCAACAAAGTACAGCAGTACATGGAAGTAACAGGTGTGCCATGATCATACACAATATTTTGAATAAATTATTCTCAAATCAATAAAACAAATCTTTGCTAGACAAGAGATTTAATAACATATGAtgctggggtggcaggtagcctaacgcttaagagcattgggccagtaaccgaaatgttactggtttgaatccccgagccgactaggtaaaaGATATGTCGATATGCCCTTTAGGAAGGCACTTAACACTAATTTGTCCTGtattcactctggataagagcgtctgctaaattacttaaattaTACATGTCTGTTTCAGAGTTTCAATTTAAGTCAGAAACCCCTGTTCAGACTCCTGATAGTTACCCCAAACATATTCATATGAATATTATTATTAGCCTGTTGTGGCACTGTCCATTAATCCTACTGGGCCGTATCACTTTGAGGCCACGCTAAAGTGAGCTCAGTATCCAACGGGATTGAAGCAGGGCCAAGCTGGCCCACAATCCTGAGCTGTGGTGGGGAAGAAACATGATAAAGAGAGCAGGAGCAGAGTCACTTCTTTGCTCCGTAGCCTTAGACATGGTTTAATtgttggtggttggttggttgtaaaTTAGTATATTTGTTGGGTTTTGTCAGACACTGAAGTTGTTTATTTCTTGTTTGACTCGTGGTTGTAGTTTTTGTCAGACGTTGTAGTCCGGAGCTTTGCCCTGCGGCTGCCTCAGTCTGATCTGTAGTGTCATGAAGGCCCCTACAGTCACATGGAAGAGGATCTGCCACACGTTCCTCAGCTCATACAGGTACATGTTGGACAGACAGATCAGGGCCAAGGCCAGGAACGACTTACTGTTCCTCCACACAGAGAAGTATGCAAACAGGGAAcactgaagagagggagagaaagggagagatggagtgaaagagagacgGGGAAACAGAGAAGAGTCAACTTCTGTGAGAACAATAGAGCTACTTCATTGTATTGAAAATCCCTTGCAGGTGACCAATCTTTCTTTGCTTTCAAACCATGTCCAATATCTGACCTTTATTCAAGGATGCCCCAAATATTTAGTGCAAGCTTATATCAACTACCAGCAATAAAATGACAAGCCAAGGTTCTGCAATATAAATGTAATACATATTATTTGCACTTTTCAATGTACAATTATGTGTAAACTGTAGCTGGACTCAGACTATCTTGGTAACACTAACAACCCCCTCTGTACAGTGAGAGTTGTAATGCAAAATGCAGGGttgtttttaaatttatttaactaggcaagtcagttaagaacaaattcttatttacaatgacggcctaccccggccaaaccctaacgaccttgggccaattgtgcaccgccctatgggactcccaatcacggccggttgtgatacagcctaggaTTGAACCAGCGTCTGTAGTGACGCATTTAGCACTGAGAAGCAatggcttagaccgctgcgccactcgggagccccacctCACTCATCACAGTGACTGCCAGAAGGAGACAAGCAGGCAGCTCTTGTTCGTTATGACTTACCTGATACAGACAGGCTGCTGTGCCCAGGAAAAAGGCAATGACGTAATTAAAGTCTTCGTCGTCGTTCTGCCGGCAAACCAACGGGGGAGGAAGAtgagggagagaagaaaagaTAGCGAGGTCAATAAGTGATGAATGTACAGCAGTAGGTAGGCTTGACACAAGGCTTGGTGAAACTGGTACGACAAGAAAGCCAACAAAAGCATTGGACAAAAACAGCCTCTGAAAAGCAATAATAAGCATACCCACTAAGATAAACACAGGTGTTACAAACGGTTCATATGAAAAGGCTTGGAGTAGTTATAGCTACAGGGTGTCAGTTTGTCTTTCCCACCGAATTAAAGATGCATTACTCTATCACTCTGGCTTTACCTGTATGGTGCTCTCTATAGCATGAACCCCTCGGAGTAGATTGAGGCCTCCACAGAGGATGCTCAGCACACAGGAGACGATGCCAGGTAGAGTCACAGGATCAAGCTGTTGGCTGGGAGCTGGGAGGAGAAGAAGGGAACTGTTAAGAGCCAGCAGAAATGCCCTGGCCAATGAGCCATAGACACATTAAGAGACTTTACCGAGTGAGATAAACAGCTACGTTGTGATTCTGAAGGACATCACAATACAGACTCAGCGCCAGAGGCTGCCTTGACCTAAGGTAGGGTGCAAAGTAATATCTTGCGGCTAAATTCTTATATGATGAATAGCTAGATAGAACAGGATTACATGCTAACCAGACCGGAGACGTCTCGTGCGCAAGCgtcgcaaaatacatttagaaatccatgttattcaattattgcacccacactgcttgcgcgcgccaacgagcgtctgcgttgccaagggctaaaatagaagttattcctatttgtgacgcagatcacgctgcaagtcctgcctctcccaactcctcattggtttatagaagcaggtacccacgtgccatctcctcattggttatacccacgtgggtgattgaaagacgaactgttttgccggttgtcgtggtaatactatgaaagtgtagatgccaatcaccatataagttcaaagatgaaaaagcctggaaagaggagagatgactagaaacgagttggttggccgttttatgtgtggattaattgtcagagtagaggacgtGCATTTCAGGTagaataacaactcaatgtttatatcccaggccaaattagctagcaagtgcaagctaactagctaaattgccatacatgtttaatgcttttcgacctgtccccaaatgaatgtcattgggtcagagtttgttttgatattttaacctgcgtgtcgtgatcacgtttggtgtggggggacaaaataaatgtatgcatgatGGCGCacacgcgcagccggtttgggttccgtgttaggttCAGAGTATAGACATGGTCAACCACTGCAATACACCATCATGTGTAATCTTAAAATTCTCCTGACATTTGATGAGAAACCACTTAATAAATCCCAAAATGACAATGTTTTGATGATCATCCCTCCACAGTGAGTGACAGGAAAGTGAATATGAATGCAGTGGTTcttgagggagacagaggagctgTGGTGACCCAGGGCACAATCATTTAGCTGAGTTTACTGAGGTTTGAATGTACCAACAGAGAGGTGGTGGGCCTGTCTCAGTCAGGGATCACTAATGGaggggcaacacacacacacacgacaacctaatctcagctcgttacctgtataaaagacacctgggagccagaaatgtttctgattgagagggggtcaaatacttatttccctcattaaaatgcaaatcaatttataacatttttgacatgcgtttttctggatttttttgttgttattctgtctcgcaatgttcaaataaacctaccattaaaattatagactgatcatttctttgtcagtgggcaaacatacaaaatcagcaggggatcaaatactttttcccccctcactgtaactaaagcttcttagggctaggccccgtttttctcaatttccgcctgaatgacgtggccaaagtaaactgcctgttgctcaggccctgaagccaggatatgcatataattggtaccattggaaagaaaacactttgaagtttgtagaaatgttaaaataatgttggagaatataacacaatagatatggtaggagaaaatccaaagaaaaaccaaccagaattgaTTTTGAGAGACCATGCTTTTACATTGGCAAGTAGAAGGGCATACTCAATtctagctcccaggatgcaattcctttggcttccacagggtgtcagcagtctatatATTCAAGGCTTCAGGCGTGTAACTTCCAAAATTAATAAGAAATATccgttttagtacagggacacagtcttggaaatgtgTGTTTGCTCGCGCCATGAAGAAAGGACGCATCTGTTAAAATccatttcctattgaacatacttctttccgtaagaaatatactgctcaaaaaaataaagggaacacttaaacacaatgtaactccaagtcaatcacacttctgtgaaatcaaactgtccacttaggaagcaacactgattgacaataaatttcacatgctgttgtgcaaatggaatagacaacaggtggaaattataggcaataagcaagacacccccaataaaggagtggttctgcaggtggggatcacagaccacttctcagttcctatgcttcctggctgatgttttggtcactttgaatgctgccggtgctttcactctagtggtagcatgagacggagtctacaacccacacaagtggctcaggtagtgcagctcatccaggatggcacatcaatgcgagctgaggcaagaaggtttgctgtgtctgtcagcgtagtgtccagagcatggaggcgctaccaggagacaggccagtacatcaggagacgtggaggaggccgtaggagggcaacaacccagcagcaggaccgctacctccgcctttgtgcaaggagaagcaggaggagcactgccagagccctgcaaaatgacctccggcaggccacaaatgtgcatgtgtctgctcaaacggtcagaaacagactccatgagggtggtatgagggcccgacgtccacaagtgggggttgtgcttacagcccaacaccgtgcaggacgttcggcatttgccagagaacaccaagattggcaaatttgccactggcgccttgtgctcttcacagatgaaagcaggttcacactgagcacatgtgacagacgtgacagagtctggagccCCCGTgcagaacattctgctgcctgcaacatcctccagcatgaccggtttggcggtgggtcagtcatggtgtggggtggcatttctttgggggggccgcacagccctccatgtgctcgccagaggtagcctgactgccattaggtaccgagatgagatcctcagaccccttgtgagaccatatgctggtgcggttggccctgggttcctcctaatgcaagacaatgctagacctcatgtggctggagtgtcagcagttcctgcaagaggaaggcattgatgctatggactggcccgcctgttccccagaccttaatccaattgagcacatctgtgacatcatgtctcgctccatccaccaacgccacgttgcaccacagactgtccaggagttggcggatgctttagtccaggtctgggaggagatccctcaggagaccatccgccacctcatcaggagcatgcccaggcgttgtagggaggtcatacaggcacgtggaggccacgcacactactgagcctcattttgacttgttttaaggacattacatcaaagttggatcagcctgtagtgtggttttccactttaattttgagtgggactccaaatccagacctccatgggttgataaattggatttccattgattatttttatgtgattttgttgtcagcacattcaactatgtaaataaaaaagtatttaataagattatttctttcattcagatctaggatgtgttgtttaagtgttccctttatttttttgagcagtgtattatagtttgattacattttagggtatctgaggagtaaatagaaacgtattgtgacttgttgaaacaaagttaggggtagattttcagattcctttctctgcatgttgaacgagtggattactcaaaatcgatggtgccaactaaacagaccttttgggatataaagaaggattttatctaacaaaacgacacatgttatagctgggaccctttggatgacaaatcagaggaagattttcaaaagtgAATATTTAAAATCACTGTTTGTGAATTtttgaaacctgtgccggtggaaaaatattttgatgtggggcgccgtcaaacaatcgcatggcatgctttcgctgtaatagctactgtaaatcggacagtgcagttagattaacaagaatttaagctttcaaccaatataagacactAGTATGTACccaaatgtttaatatccataatttttatgattatttatttgaattgcgcgccctccagtttcaccggaagttgtcccgttagcgggacgcctagccctaagaagtttgcCCACaactatcgtgtgtgtgtgtgtgtgtgtgtgtgtgtgtgtgtgtgtgtgtgtgtgtgtgtgtgtggggtacctACTTATGCCCTTGTACTTGGAGGGGGTGTGGTATGAGAAGCCGTTGATGGATCCTAGGTCCTCAAGGGACAGCTGGTAGGGCGGTCGAAGCTTGATCTCTGTTTGCATGTCGGCCAGGTTGATCTTAGTGGACAGAGAGCGGGGGCTGTTGAAGCGCTGCTTCGTCTTCTGGATGAAGTTGTCTGGAAGGGGCAGCAACACAAGTATGAAGGGTGTGAGAATAGAGAAATCTATCATGAAAATACAACCTACGAATAATATGTTCCTGCTGGTACAGTATAAACATACTCTAAAATGTTTGGGCAGGATAGTGGGTTAGTTTCCTgagaccacccatacgtaaaaatatatttttttaaagtgtctgctaaatggaatatattTTTGAAAGCGTCAAACCAGGGaaacctagcctggtcccagaactgTTTGTGCAGTCTTGTCAACACTACAGTCATGGTCACACCAGGAGTAGGCAGAAAAGCacgaacagatctgggaccaggctaagggAAACCCTGTGTTTCTAAAGTAAGACAATGCATGGGTTTGTTGGGAAAACAAAATGAGGAGAGACTCACCCAACTCGATGAAAGAGTACGGCCTCACAGCGCTATTGACACGCTTGGCGTCGTACGTTACGATGAACTCCCtctgcagctcatccaggaaaCAGAAGGCCAGGACGTTGGGGTAGTTCTCTGTACAAACCATCAGATAACCCACACCCAGACAGCTGGTgaaactgaaacacacacagagcgagcAAGATTACATTGGAGGATTATTATTTCCTGCAATTACAATGCTGAACAGTGGGATTCACAGTAAGTTCAGTAGTATTCATAAACAAAACCATGAGAAGTCCCTGCATATGTTATTCAGGATCAAAATTCTATTTGGAGATATCTAACAAAACTGGCATTATAATACCTATGAAAGACTACCAAGAAATACGATCTCTAAGATATTACACAAAAAAAGAACCTCGCCAGAGGGGTTTCCAACCAATCCATCGaaaataattcacagaaatgctaACAGGTGGCTTGAAGGCTTGTTTGCAGTGTGCTAAGAGATGCAAGTATCCGTCTCTGGGTTAATATCGTCACAGAAGATTAAACAGGGAGGGGGAACCGatagctcgctctctcttttccctctgctTATGAAGTATGGGTGCTGAATTATGGTCATTTGGAGAGTGCCACCGAGGGAGGGACAAAAATCATAGCATCCACTCAACTGGAGCTCAGCAGAGCCCCTCGAAGGGCCAATACATCGGAGTTAAGCATTGCCCAAAAGGATCTTTAAATCAGATTACCCAGTGACTTAACTGCTGTCTGGAACGTCCTCAGTCTTTTTCCCTTCACAGTGAGGCCGATGTTGGGCCTTGATTAAAGGACCTCAAGATAACAAATGAGGCTTCAGACTGTAGAGTGGATGGCCAaccaaccctgctcctggagGGAGGAAtgtgtgcgcacgcacgcacgcacgcacgcatctCATTCAAGCCAATATCTGCCGTCTAATGgttctttcaagacaactgggaactcgttgAAATTGTGCCGTCAtcgatcttcaggtcagaaagtaAGAGTTCTAGGATGATTCCCAAGTTTCGGTGACCATTCAAAATGATTTGTCGGTGCTCGTTTTTGTCCGATCTAAAAATGGTTGGAGGCCGTCGCTTTTGAACACGGCCTTAATGGGACCAAGTGGCTAATAACCCATGTTCATGTGAACAGATGCATTTTGTAATACCGCAGTTGTGTTTCTTGAAATAGCCCGACAATTGTAATTGACCAAACTGTCACAAAATTCATATTAGGGGAATTAGAACTGAGCATTTCAGGACAGAGCTTTAATAGACATTCACAAAACAAGGAAAAGTGCACTTTGCTATCAGCAATAGGACAAAATTAGGACAGAATTAAGGTGACCGTTTTACCGCCACATCGGCAGTCATGACCACAGTAAAATTCCACACTaccgttgagtcacggtaatctcctcttatgcactctggacatgtgtTGGTCGGGGTctctattagaggtcgaccgattctgaTTTTTCCAtcgccgataccaattattggaggaccaaaaaagccagtactgattaatcggccgatcttcaatattcccaggtaagatgttttaggtagtagttattataggacgatttgtatttcatatacctttgactattggatgttcttataggcactttagcattgccagtgtaacagtatagcttccgtccctctcctcgctcctaccttgGCTTGAACCAGGAATACATCGACaaaagccaccctcgaagcagcgttacccatgtagagcaaggggaaacaactactccaagtctcagagcgagtgacgtttgaaacgctattaacgcgcacccggctaactagctagccatttcacatcggttacaccagcctaatcttgggagttgacaggcttgaagtcataaacagcgcaatgcattgcgaagggctgctggcaaaacgcacgaaagtgctattttgaatgaatgcttacgagcctgctgctgcctaccatcgctcagtcagactgctctatcaaatcatagacttaattataacataataacacacagaaatacgagccttaggtcattaatatagtcgaatccggaaactatctcgaaaacaaaacgttattcctgttacattgcacaaccttcaatgttatgtcataattacgtaaaattctggcaaattagttagcaacgagccaggcggcccaaactgttgcatataccctgaccgcgtgcaatgaacgcaaaatgacacaatttcacctggttaatattgcctgctaacctggatttcttttagctaaatattcaggtttaaaaatatatacttctgtgtattgattttaagaaaggcattgatgtttatggttaggtacagtcgtgcaacgattgtgctttattcgcaaatgcgcttttgttaaatcatcccccatttggcgaagtcggctgtctttgttaggaagaaatagtcttcacagttcgcaatgagccaagcggcccaaactgctgcatataccctgactctgttgcacagtacgcaagagaagtgacacattttccctagttaaaataaattaatgttagcaggcaatattaactaaatatgcaagtttaaaaaatatatacctgtgtattgattttaagaaaggcattgatgtttgtggttggagcaacgtgtacctaagcgattatatgcaacacaggacaggctagataaactagtcatatcatcaaccatgtgtagttaactagtgattatgattgattgattgttttttataagatacgtttaatgctagctagcaacttaccttggcttcttactgcattcgcgtaacaggcaggcacctcgtggagtgcaatgtaaagcaggtggttagagtgttggactagttaaccgtaaggttgcaagattgaatccctgagctgacaaggtaaaaatctgtcgttctgcccccgaacaaggcagttaacccaccgttcctaggccgtcattgaaaataagaatgtgttcttaacctctatgggctaggtgggacgcttgtgtaatcccgtggcgcaatattcaaataccttagaaatgctattacttcaatttctcaaacatattactattttaaagacaagactctcgttaatctaaccacactgtccgatttcaaaaaggctttacaacgaaagcaaaacattagattatgtcagcagagtacccagccagaaataatcagacacccatttttcaagctagcatataatgccacataaacccaaaccacagctaaatgcagcactaacctttgatgatcttcatcagatgacaatcctaagacattatgttatacaatccatgcatgttttgttcaatcaagttcatatttatatcaaaaaacagctttttacattagcatgtgactagcatgaccgaacacttccggtgaatttactaaataactcacgataaacgttcacaaaaaacatataattcttaaaagaattagactcctttatgcactcgctatgtccgattttaaaatagcttttcggtgaaagcacattttgcaatattctgagtagatagcccagccatcacggctagctaatttgacacccaccaagtgtggtactcaccaaactccgatttactattagaaaagtttgattacctttgccgtcttcgtcagaatgcactcccaggacttctacttcaataacaaatgttggtttggttcaaaataatccatagttatatccaaatagcggcattttgttcgtgcattcaggacactatccgatgggtaaagaagggagacgcgcccgatgcgtttcgtgacaaaaaaaaatcaaaatattccattaccgtacttcgaagcatgtcaaccgctgtttaaaataaatttttatgccatttttctcataaaaaagcgataatattccgaccaggagtggttgttttcgttcaaagagagaaagtaaacatggtgtcggctcgggcacgcgcctccagtctcattgttcacagatcgaccacttacaaaatgcgctaatgtttttcagccagggcctgcaaagccaccattcagctttctggcgccttctgaaagcctatgggagtgttagaaaatgtcacgtcatgccagagatcccctgttttggttagagatgatcaagaaggccatgaaatggtcagagagagtgcttcctgtttggaatgttctcaggttttggcctgccaaatgagttctgttatactcacagacaccattcaaacagttttagaaactttagggtgttttctatccaaatcaaacaattatatgcatattctagttactgggcaggagta belongs to Salmo trutta chromosome 20, fSalTru1.1, whole genome shotgun sequence and includes:
- the LOC115155605 gene encoding vesicle-trafficking protein SEC22a; this encodes MMSMVLFASVVRVVDGLPLSASTDYEQDKGLQETKKQVKALSKKLSQFPDRCTLKAGQYNINFTSCLGVGYLMVCTENYPNVLAFCFLDELQREFIVTYDAKRVNSAVRPYSFIELDNFIQKTKQRFNSPRSLSTKINLADMQTEIKLRPPYQLSLEDLGSINGFSYHTPSKYKGITPSQQLDPVTLPGIVSCVLSILCGGLNLLRGVHAIESTIQNDDEDFNYVIAFFLGTAACLYQCSLFAYFSVWRNSKSFLALALICLSNMYLYELRNVWQILFHVTVGAFMTLQIRLRQPQGKAPDYNV